In a single window of the Caproicibacterium sp. BJN0003 genome:
- a CDS encoding ABC transporter permease translates to MLNLIKADLYKSFHRAYLYVIIICLAGLAVLVNVIVAQSDCSVEKALQLISELLVYPLFLVCLFSDMTTAEENKEHSLKNTIAAGVSRSKVYFAKQISTLIIGLITGIITIGAYMASDFLLMRSDGSFSQTFSDLMPYLGTAFLCYIAACFLSTALAFIIQKNALFSISYFGILVFPALLFRLLNYANPIFLKFEELTLFMQTNSIVTTAPEQLINIVWVAAIHLVVFFFAGLLIFRRQEIN, encoded by the coding sequence ATGCTTAATCTGATCAAAGCTGATCTTTATAAGTCATTTCATCGAGCCTATCTTTATGTAATCATCATCTGCCTTGCTGGTTTGGCCGTTCTTGTTAATGTGATTGTTGCTCAATCGGACTGTTCCGTTGAAAAGGCACTACAACTAATTTCGGAACTTCTCGTTTACCCTCTGTTTTTGGTCTGTCTTTTTTCCGACATGACAACTGCAGAAGAAAATAAAGAGCATTCTCTAAAAAATACAATTGCAGCCGGAGTCTCCCGGAGCAAAGTCTATTTTGCAAAACAAATCAGTACCCTTATCATTGGTCTTATCACCGGAATTATCACGATCGGAGCATATATGGCCAGCGATTTTCTGCTGATGCGCTCCGACGGCAGTTTTTCTCAGACGTTTTCTGATTTGATGCCCTACCTTGGAACTGCCTTTTTGTGCTATATTGCTGCCTGCTTCTTGTCGACTGCTTTAGCTTTCATTATCCAAAAGAATGCACTGTTCAGCATTTCCTATTTTGGAATTTTGGTTTTTCCAGCACTGCTCTTCCGACTTTTGAACTATGCAAATCCGATTTTCTTAAAGTTTGAAGAACTGACCCTCTTTATGCAAACAAACAGCATTGTAACGACTGCTCCAGAACAGCTGATCAACATTGTATGGGTCGCTGCCATTCACTTAGTCGTATTCTTCTTTGCTGGGCTCTTAATTTTCCGCCGACAGGAAATTAACTGA
- a CDS encoding SLC13 family permease, with protein sequence MLSLVIVLAIALAVYLGYKTNINTGFFCFVFAYLIGCFWMGLKPKDLIAFWPTSTMFVILAVSLFYNVAAANGTLEKISRSLLYACRNFPGILPYALFAVAVILSVMGAAYFTVLAFLAPITLMICEEANMDKLTGAIAINCGALAGGDFPTAALGVIFRGLMGTAYQGAPDLTPIDDFTATLTMFGLAIISSLIIITFFRFAFKSNRNIGKGVAFEKPEAYNKVQRKTLALILIMMAVVLVFPILKLLAPSVKIFSVIAGKIDVGLVAIIFAVIALLMKLAPQKEIIAKIPWNTILMIAGAGMLIAVAVKAGTITMLSNWIGSNVPTWLIPMALSIVAAIMSFFSSTTGVVCPALFPLIPALAAATSLNPAVLFTCTVLGAQSSAISPFSSGGSLILGSCGNEEERNALFNRLLFVAVPVSVGLSAVYNLIVSLVM encoded by the coding sequence ATGCTGAGCTTAGTAATCGTCCTGGCCATTGCTCTAGCTGTATACCTTGGCTACAAGACAAATATCAACACCGGCTTTTTCTGCTTTGTCTTTGCATACCTCATCGGCTGCTTCTGGATGGGCCTCAAGCCTAAGGACCTAATTGCCTTCTGGCCTACCAGCACGATGTTTGTCATTTTGGCAGTTTCTCTCTTCTATAACGTGGCAGCTGCCAACGGCACTCTCGAAAAGATCTCACGCAGCTTACTTTATGCATGCCGTAACTTTCCCGGCATTTTACCCTATGCACTGTTTGCTGTTGCAGTTATTCTTTCCGTTATGGGCGCTGCCTACTTTACCGTTCTTGCCTTCCTCGCTCCTATCACCCTTATGATTTGCGAAGAAGCAAACATGGATAAGCTCACCGGTGCTATCGCAATCAACTGCGGCGCTCTCGCTGGCGGCGACTTTCCAACCGCAGCCCTTGGCGTCATATTCCGCGGTCTGATGGGCACCGCTTATCAAGGCGCTCCCGACCTTACCCCCATTGATGACTTTACCGCCACTCTGACCATGTTTGGTCTCGCAATTATATCCAGCCTTATCATTATTACCTTTTTCCGTTTTGCCTTTAAGTCTAACCGCAACATCGGCAAAGGTGTTGCTTTCGAAAAACCCGAAGCCTATAATAAGGTTCAGCGGAAGACCCTGGCTCTCATCCTTATCATGATGGCAGTCGTCCTGGTCTTCCCCATTCTCAAGCTTCTTGCCCCCAGCGTCAAGATCTTCTCTGTCATCGCAGGCAAGATAGATGTCGGCCTTGTTGCAATCATCTTTGCCGTCATCGCTCTTCTGATGAAGCTTGCTCCTCAGAAAGAAATCATTGCAAAGATTCCGTGGAATACCATTCTTATGATTGCCGGTGCCGGTATGCTGATTGCTGTTGCAGTTAAAGCAGGTACTATCACCATGCTCTCCAACTGGATCGGCAGCAACGTTCCTACATGGCTCATTCCTATGGCATTGTCCATCGTCGCGGCAATTATGAGCTTCTTCAGTTCTACTACTGGTGTTGTCTGCCCGGCTTTGTTCCCACTTATTCCCGCGCTGGCAGCTGCTACCAGTCTGAACCCTGCAGTCCTTTTCACCTGCACGGTTCTCGGTGCGCAAAGCTCTGCAATTAGCCCCTTCTCCTCCGGCGGCAGCTTGATCCTTGGTTCCTGCGGCAACGAGGAAGAACGCAACGCTCTCTTTAATCGTTTGCTGTTCGTAGCTGTTCCCGTCAGCGTTGGCCTCAGTGCAGTCTATAATCTGATTGTTTCTCTGGTCATGTGA
- a CDS encoding cation-translocating P-type ATPase: protein MNDFSQYRGLSSEEAEKRLKIYGKNELSISQKNCPLRKFLKVLKEPMFLLLLITAALYFFLGKPQDGGTMLIFVGGMITIDSIQEWKTDRTLSALRELSAPQIPVIRDEKEQKISSCDLVPGDRMLLFEGDKIPADGRILECSDFMTDESTLTGETEAISKVPFLENNFSEFYFRRDSCYAGTLVTRGSAAVFVERTGRFTEYGKIGTAISQAPEKPTPLQSQTAKLIKSCAILTMGLFVLVTLLTFWNLSDFSLRERLTESLLSGITLSMAMIPEEFPVVLTVFLSMGAWRLAKKHALVRKLSSVETLGAVSVLCVDKTGTLTKNEMKVTTLWPVNINQSYLAEIMGLGCETPPYDPMEKAMLRFCREQNILVDPFSRGELLAEYSLTDHLKIMGHVWKRNGHIEIALKGSPEQMLKLCQPSQTTLEAARKKYEALSKSGLRVIAAAIQILEESELVPKTILECRPQFAGLIGLCDPPRESIKQDIENCRSAGIRVLMITGDSPLTACAIAQEVGIQSTNHAITGAMLDQMNEAQLLEVVKTSSVFARTIPSHKMRIIEALRKNGEVVAMTGDGVNDAPALKYADIGISMGKKGNQVSREAADLILMDDRFSTIVETIHDGRRIYENIRKAVSYIFTIHIPIALSAIFMPVLRILPDSLFLLPVHIMLLELLIDPTCSLVLERMPAQPNLMKQFPRKRESSLLSHHLLGKSFLQGFILFLVSFGSYVFYLNHLHENAAFARSIGLCILMAANFFLVLLSAFDRGWTFKEMGTFLRDRVIQFSALGTLLLILLMLNSPLCTFLKLSPLPISQFFVCIFLAAISVFWYEPIKHLSH from the coding sequence ATGAATGACTTTTCGCAGTACCGAGGACTTTCCTCCGAGGAAGCTGAAAAGCGACTTAAAATTTATGGTAAGAACGAACTTTCCATTTCGCAAAAAAATTGTCCTTTGCGAAAATTTTTAAAAGTTTTAAAAGAACCGATGTTTCTTTTGCTCCTTATAACAGCAGCGCTGTATTTTTTTCTCGGAAAGCCACAGGACGGCGGAACCATGCTGATCTTTGTAGGCGGCATGATCACAATCGACAGTATCCAAGAATGGAAAACCGATCGGACACTTTCTGCTTTGCGTGAACTTTCAGCGCCCCAAATTCCGGTCATTCGGGACGAAAAGGAGCAAAAAATTTCAAGCTGTGATTTGGTCCCCGGTGACCGGATGCTGCTTTTCGAAGGAGATAAAATTCCTGCGGATGGACGAATTCTAGAATGTTCCGATTTTATGACAGATGAATCGACACTGACCGGAGAAACAGAAGCAATATCAAAAGTTCCATTTTTGGAAAATAATTTTTCCGAATTTTATTTTCGCCGAGACAGCTGCTATGCAGGAACTCTGGTAACGCGCGGAAGCGCTGCTGTTTTTGTAGAACGCACAGGGCGTTTTACGGAATATGGAAAAATCGGTACCGCCATTTCTCAGGCACCGGAAAAGCCAACGCCGCTTCAATCTCAAACTGCCAAACTAATCAAAAGCTGTGCCATCCTTACCATGGGCCTTTTTGTTCTGGTCACTCTTTTAACCTTTTGGAATCTTTCCGATTTTTCGTTACGTGAGCGTTTAACGGAAAGTCTGCTCTCCGGCATCACGCTCTCGATGGCAATGATTCCGGAAGAATTTCCCGTCGTTTTAACGGTTTTTCTCTCAATGGGCGCATGGCGGCTTGCCAAAAAACATGCACTGGTGCGAAAGCTTTCCAGCGTAGAAACGCTAGGCGCCGTTTCGGTCTTATGCGTAGATAAAACCGGGACCCTCACAAAAAATGAAATGAAGGTAACAACACTTTGGCCAGTTAACATAAATCAGTCTTATCTTGCCGAAATCATGGGGTTAGGATGTGAAACACCGCCTTATGATCCGATGGAAAAAGCAATGCTGCGTTTCTGCAGAGAACAAAATATTTTAGTTGATCCTTTTTCCCGCGGAGAACTTCTTGCAGAATACTCTCTTACTGACCATCTCAAAATCATGGGACACGTCTGGAAACGAAACGGTCACATTGAAATTGCATTAAAAGGCAGTCCGGAACAAATGTTAAAGCTCTGCCAACCTTCTCAGACGACTCTTGAAGCCGCCCGCAAAAAATATGAAGCTCTTTCAAAATCCGGTCTGCGGGTCATTGCAGCTGCCATTCAAATTTTAGAAGAATCGGAACTGGTCCCAAAAACGATTTTAGAATGCCGCCCCCAATTTGCTGGACTGATTGGGCTTTGTGACCCACCGCGGGAATCCATCAAGCAGGATATTGAAAACTGCCGCAGCGCAGGAATCCGTGTTTTAATGATTACCGGAGACAGTCCCTTAACTGCCTGCGCAATTGCTCAAGAAGTCGGGATACAAAGTACGAATCACGCTATCACCGGAGCCATGTTGGATCAAATGAACGAAGCGCAACTTTTAGAAGTTGTCAAAACAAGTTCTGTCTTTGCCCGTACGATTCCTTCCCACAAAATGCGAATTATAGAGGCACTTCGAAAAAATGGGGAAGTCGTTGCGATGACCGGGGATGGAGTAAATGATGCACCAGCTCTAAAATATGCAGATATTGGTATTTCCATGGGGAAAAAGGGGAATCAAGTCTCCCGGGAAGCTGCCGATCTAATTTTAATGGATGACCGCTTTTCTACTATTGTTGAAACAATTCACGACGGCCGCAGAATTTATGAGAACATTCGCAAAGCTGTAAGCTATATCTTTACCATTCACATTCCAATTGCGCTTTCGGCGATCTTTATGCCGGTTCTGAGGATCCTGCCTGACTCTCTCTTTTTGCTGCCCGTCCACATTATGCTTTTAGAGCTTTTAATCGATCCAACCTGTTCTTTAGTCTTAGAGCGCATGCCGGCACAGCCTAATCTTATGAAACAGTTCCCAAGAAAAAGAGAAAGCTCTCTGCTTTCGCACCATCTTCTCGGAAAAAGTTTCTTACAGGGATTTATTTTGTTTCTGGTATCGTTCGGTTCTTACGTCTTTTATTTGAATCATTTACACGAAAATGCCGCCTTTGCCCGCTCCATTGGGCTCTGCATTCTAATGGCTGCCAATTTCTTTTTGGTGCTGCTCTCCGCTTTCGACCGAGGCTGGACTTTTAAAGAAATGGGAACGTTTCTGCGAGATCGAGTCATACAGTTTTCCGCTCTCGGGACACTTCTTCTCATTCTTCTAATGCTTAATTCTCCCTTATGCACTTTTTTAAAGCTCTCTCCTCTGCCGATTTCTCAGTTTTTTGTATGCATTTTTCTCGCGGCAATTTCTGTTTTCTGGTATGAACCTATTAAACATCTTTCTCATTAA
- a CDS encoding SLC13 family permease: MTICLLIFAFMIVSFFMKKIPMSVTSMLVMVLLIITGCIDVKTALPSFGSTTVVTMVCMFIVAAGLSRTQMIAHLSKMLYKVTKGSFTKVLATYVVMTCILGQFIPSIVALFALVYPLVQGMCDEMHISPSKMMYPIAIASVSCAFIIEPIGPYAAWYITDNGYLQSYGWTATQFNMWTETSVIFPVGIITLLLAIFVVPKFLPEQPEMPTSMVQGHELKHQEPLSPVREVLGYGVFVAVIIALMLGVPSWEATMIGAIVIVASGVLTEREAINNMNMDIILLYVGVVVMGNALGQTGAADMLGKWLASILGHTTNGYLIGAAFYIVAFLMTSVLYNRAVTTVLEPLAIMTCVSMGCDPRGPIILCALASMSSLITPMATAVVPMAMGAGGYSQKTILKAGLLPGVIRGVVGVLIAMTLYPIG; this comes from the coding sequence ATGACAATATGTTTATTAATTTTTGCATTTATGATTGTCTCGTTTTTTATGAAAAAGATACCAATGTCAGTCACCTCAATGCTGGTTATGGTGCTTTTAATTATCACTGGATGTATCGACGTAAAAACAGCATTGCCGTCTTTTGGCAGCACAACTGTCGTTACAATGGTTTGTATGTTTATCGTTGCTGCGGGTTTAAGCCGTACCCAGATGATCGCTCATCTATCTAAAATGCTTTATAAGGTGACCAAAGGTTCCTTTACGAAAGTTCTCGCTACTTATGTTGTAATGACTTGCATTCTGGGACAGTTTATTCCCAGTATCGTAGCACTTTTTGCTTTGGTTTATCCGTTGGTGCAGGGCATGTGCGACGAAATGCATATCAGTCCGTCTAAAATGATGTATCCAATTGCAATCGCATCAGTGTCCTGCGCATTTATTATAGAGCCTATCGGCCCTTATGCAGCATGGTATATCACTGATAACGGCTACCTGCAATCCTATGGTTGGACTGCTACTCAGTTTAACATGTGGACAGAAACATCTGTTATATTCCCAGTTGGAATTATCACCCTTTTGTTAGCAATCTTTGTAGTTCCAAAATTTTTACCGGAACAGCCGGAAATGCCAACCAGCATGGTACAAGGTCATGAACTCAAGCATCAGGAACCACTTAGCCCTGTGCGTGAAGTTTTGGGATATGGCGTGTTTGTAGCAGTTATTATTGCTTTGATGTTGGGTGTTCCTTCTTGGGAAGCTACCATGATTGGTGCTATCGTGATCGTAGCGAGTGGTGTTTTGACCGAGCGTGAAGCAATCAATAACATGAATATGGACATTATCCTGCTGTATGTAGGCGTAGTTGTTATGGGCAATGCATTGGGTCAGACCGGTGCTGCAGACATGTTAGGAAAATGGCTTGCTTCTATACTTGGCCATACAACCAATGGCTATCTCATTGGAGCGGCATTCTATATTGTTGCTTTCTTAATGACCTCAGTACTGTACAATCGTGCTGTTACGACAGTGCTGGAACCGTTAGCTATTATGACCTGCGTTTCTATGGGCTGCGATCCGCGCGGACCAATCATCCTGTGCGCACTGGCATCCATGTCTTCACTGATTACCCCGATGGCAACTGCCGTTGTGCCAATGGCTATGGGCGCTGGCGGATACAGCCAGAAAACTATTTTGAAAGCTGGGCTGCTTCCTGGTGTTATTCGTGGCGTGGTTGGTGTCTTAATTGCAATGACATTATACCCGATAGGATGA
- a CDS encoding desulfoferrodoxin family protein, with the protein MSKLKFYICRHCGNIVVKVHDSGVPVVCCGEKMQELVPNTTDAAVEKHVPVIEVSGSTVTVKVGSTPHPMTQEHSIQWICLETKNGYQHKALHPGEEPKAVFALTSDDQPTVAYAYCNLHGLWKAEA; encoded by the coding sequence ATGTCCAAACTGAAGTTCTATATTTGCCGTCATTGTGGGAACATTGTCGTCAAAGTACATGATAGTGGAGTTCCGGTTGTGTGCTGCGGAGAGAAGATGCAGGAGCTTGTTCCGAATACGACAGACGCAGCTGTTGAGAAGCATGTTCCAGTGATCGAAGTTTCAGGCAGTACTGTTACGGTCAAAGTTGGCAGTACTCCGCATCCGATGACCCAAGAGCATTCAATCCAGTGGATCTGTTTGGAAACCAAAAATGGTTATCAGCACAAGGCATTGCACCCCGGAGAAGAGCCGAAAGCAGTGTTTGCACTGACATCAGACGATCAGCCGACCGTAGCTTATGCTTATTGCAATCTGCATGGACTCTGGAAAGCAGAAGCTTAA
- a CDS encoding DUF6282 family protein, protein MPELSMKGVIDMHVHTNPDLRLRAYDDFELCDAAVKVGARAIVIKTHLGDTSCRAALVNHYNKIVHGENDFTMFGAVTLNRCVGGINPVAVENSLKLGAKVVWLPTQSARNHLVKMGKPTDGCVDTVVNGKVVPEMLDVFKLINDYDAVLGTAHISPEEAFVVVEAARNAGVKKIVITHPEWWVVGMSIEDQVRLVKDYDVILERCYAQNMGGGKYRSNLPDNLELIKTVGYKNVMVDTDGGQTENPHWEIAMHEYMQYLYDHGIPEEQVRYMTHDTPCNLLGIEK, encoded by the coding sequence ATGCCAGAACTTTCAATGAAGGGCGTGATCGATATGCACGTCCACACAAATCCAGACCTGCGTTTGCGAGCCTATGATGACTTTGAGCTGTGTGATGCCGCCGTAAAAGTCGGTGCGCGCGCCATTGTCATCAAAACACATCTTGGTGACACCTCCTGTCGTGCTGCGCTGGTGAATCACTACAACAAGATCGTTCATGGAGAAAATGATTTTACTATGTTCGGTGCTGTCACTCTCAACCGCTGTGTCGGCGGCATTAACCCCGTTGCAGTGGAAAATTCCCTTAAGTTGGGTGCAAAGGTAGTATGGCTGCCTACTCAATCTGCCCGCAATCACCTTGTCAAGATGGGCAAACCTACCGACGGCTGTGTAGATACCGTTGTGAACGGCAAAGTTGTCCCCGAAATGCTGGACGTCTTTAAACTCATTAACGACTATGATGCTGTACTGGGCACAGCCCATATCTCCCCCGAAGAAGCTTTTGTAGTTGTAGAGGCCGCGCGCAACGCTGGAGTCAAAAAGATCGTTATCACTCATCCCGAATGGTGGGTTGTCGGTATGAGCATTGAAGATCAGGTTCGCCTTGTCAAAGACTATGATGTAATCCTTGAACGCTGTTATGCGCAGAACATGGGCGGCGGCAAGTATCGCAGCAACCTACCCGACAACCTTGAGCTTATCAAAACCGTTGGCTACAAAAACGTAATGGTAGATACTGACGGCGGTCAAACTGAAAATCCCCACTGGGAAATTGCAATGCACGAATACATGCAGTATCTCTATGACCATGGTATTCCCGAAGAACAGGTCCGCTATATGACTCATGATACTCCCTGCAATCTGCTGGGGATAGAAAAATAA
- a CDS encoding hydratase, which yields MVKLYESSIYLVNGETIVTDSAALPSLVGKTVSKEEATKGTMAYGILKAHNTTDHMDKLQLKFDSMTSHDITYVGIIQTARASGMTEFPLPYVLTNCHNSLCAVGGTINEDDHKFALSAAHKYGGIYVPTNMANIHSYNRETMAGCGRMILGSDSHTRYGALGTLAIGEGGGELAKQLVGKTYDFARPGVVAIYLTGAPKPGVGPHDVALSICGAVYKNGYVKNKVMEFVGPGIKNLPIEYRNAIDVMTTETTCWSSIWVTDETTKKYFTIHGRPEAYKEIKPADVAYYDGCVYIDLSTVECTIAMPMHPSNTYTIHELQKNAADILHLVQENANKQIKGAKMDIVSKYHDGAIWVEQGEIAGCAGGTFDNICAAADILRGKSCGNGAFTLSIYPGSMPALAELIKNGRAADLVSAGAIMRECFCGPCFGAGDTPANGEFSIRHTTRNFPNREGSKPGEGQMAAVALMDARSIAATAANGGKLTAATDIEVEYTNPEYKFDGNIYKKRVYNGWTKPEPKTELKFGPNIKDWPAQPPLTDDLLVKVCSYITDPVTTTDELIPSGETSSYRSNPERLSEFALSRRDPQYVSRSKVMRQQERDRETGKGLSDEVKAVYAALTAAGIKNDPENTDIGSTIFANMPGDGSAREQAASCQRVMGAFANFAKAYATKRYRSNCINWGMTPFLVENPEVFELGDYLFVPGVRQAVLENKPSFPAYAVKTDGTVTKFSVSTGVLTEAERQIIVAGCLINYYRNH from the coding sequence ATGGTTAAATTATATGAATCCAGTATTTACCTCGTAAATGGTGAAACCATCGTCACCGACAGTGCAGCGCTTCCCAGCCTTGTCGGCAAGACCGTCTCTAAGGAAGAAGCCACCAAAGGCACCATGGCCTACGGCATACTTAAAGCCCACAATACCACCGATCATATGGATAAACTTCAGCTGAAGTTCGACTCTATGACATCACACGATATTACTTATGTTGGTATTATCCAGACTGCCCGTGCCTCCGGAATGACCGAGTTCCCACTGCCCTACGTTCTGACAAATTGTCACAACTCTCTCTGTGCTGTAGGCGGTACGATCAACGAGGATGACCACAAGTTTGCCCTTTCTGCTGCTCATAAGTACGGCGGTATCTATGTTCCCACCAACATGGCAAACATTCACTCTTACAACCGCGAAACCATGGCAGGCTGCGGACGTATGATCCTCGGCTCCGACTCTCATACCCGTTATGGTGCTCTTGGCACTCTAGCGATTGGTGAGGGCGGCGGTGAGCTTGCAAAACAGCTTGTCGGCAAAACCTATGACTTTGCCCGTCCAGGTGTCGTTGCGATCTATCTGACCGGGGCCCCCAAGCCCGGTGTGGGCCCTCATGATGTCGCACTTTCGATCTGCGGCGCTGTTTATAAGAACGGATATGTAAAGAACAAAGTCATGGAATTTGTCGGCCCCGGTATTAAAAATCTTCCAATTGAGTACCGCAACGCCATTGACGTTATGACCACTGAAACTACCTGCTGGTCCTCCATCTGGGTCACGGACGAAACAACAAAGAAGTACTTTACGATTCATGGCCGTCCCGAAGCTTATAAAGAAATCAAACCCGCTGACGTTGCCTATTATGACGGCTGTGTTTACATTGACCTTTCCACAGTGGAATGCACCATTGCAATGCCCATGCACCCCTCCAACACCTACACCATCCATGAGCTGCAGAAAAATGCCGCGGACATTCTGCATCTTGTTCAGGAGAATGCCAACAAGCAGATAAAGGGCGCAAAAATGGACATTGTCAGCAAGTACCACGACGGTGCTATCTGGGTAGAACAAGGCGAAATTGCAGGCTGTGCAGGTGGTACCTTTGATAATATCTGTGCTGCCGCCGACATTCTCAGAGGCAAGAGCTGCGGAAACGGTGCTTTCACGCTAAGTATCTACCCAGGCTCCATGCCTGCTTTGGCTGAACTTATAAAGAACGGCAGAGCTGCCGATCTCGTTTCTGCCGGTGCCATCATGCGCGAATGCTTCTGTGGGCCTTGCTTCGGTGCAGGTGACACCCCTGCAAACGGCGAGTTTTCCATCCGCCATACCACGCGAAACTTTCCAAACCGCGAAGGCTCCAAGCCTGGCGAAGGTCAGATGGCAGCTGTTGCTCTTATGGACGCACGCTCTATTGCAGCCACTGCCGCAAACGGCGGTAAACTGACCGCCGCAACCGATATCGAGGTTGAGTATACCAATCCTGAGTACAAATTTGATGGCAACATCTATAAAAAGAGGGTTTACAACGGCTGGACAAAGCCTGAACCTAAGACTGAATTGAAATTCGGCCCCAACATTAAGGATTGGCCTGCACAGCCTCCTCTGACCGATGATTTGCTGGTAAAAGTCTGTTCTTACATTACTGATCCTGTTACCACTACTGACGAGTTGATCCCCTCAGGCGAAACTTCTTCCTACCGCTCCAATCCTGAGCGTCTTTCCGAATTTGCTTTATCTCGTCGTGATCCTCAATATGTCTCCCGTAGTAAGGTAATGCGTCAGCAGGAACGTGACCGTGAAACCGGCAAAGGTCTCTCCGATGAAGTAAAAGCAGTTTACGCTGCTCTAACTGCAGCCGGTATCAAAAACGACCCCGAGAACACCGATATTGGCTCCACAATCTTTGCCAATATGCCCGGTGATGGCTCTGCACGTGAACAAGCTGCCTCCTGTCAGAGAGTGATGGGTGCGTTTGCTAACTTTGCTAAAGCCTATGCCACCAAGCGTTATCGCTCCAACTGCATCAACTGGGGTATGACTCCCTTCCTCGTAGAAAATCCTGAGGTATTCGAGCTGGGTGATTATCTCTTTGTTCCCGGTGTACGGCAGGCTGTTCTTGAAAACAAGCCCAGTTTTCCAGCATATGCTGTCAAAACTGACGGCACTGTTACCAAATTTTCCGTCTCCACCGGTGTTTTAACTGAAGCCGAACGTCAAATTATTGTCGCCGGCTGCCTGATCAATTACTACCGCAACCATTAA
- a CDS encoding LysR family transcriptional regulator, producing the protein MELKELEYIVTIAEEGGISKAAQKLYLAQSSLSQFLARYEAELDTKLFVRTGSGVRPTIEGEIFIRNARQMLQQYRRVKEELREAELPNGGQLIFGISSFRGAALIPPVLQRFRTEYPTVNVIISEHDSIVLQKKVAAGELDMALVAFPANECPRKDSTVLQDEVCLVANRAHPVMEFAHYGQLSRPWIDLRDTANFEYLLSKRSNVLGAVAQQQFKEYGINPPVINENLTAAFAQSMAVHGLGLAFTYGSCAVPSADVEYFSLGKERYFVDLALMFPPDGYRSRSNRALEEMIREFFNNGDV; encoded by the coding sequence ATGGAATTGAAAGAATTGGAGTATATTGTAACGATTGCAGAGGAAGGCGGAATTAGTAAGGCGGCACAAAAGCTATATCTTGCACAGTCAAGTCTGAGCCAATTCTTGGCTCGCTATGAGGCAGAGTTGGACACGAAACTTTTTGTTCGCACAGGCTCCGGCGTGCGTCCTACCATTGAGGGAGAAATATTTATTCGCAATGCGCGGCAAATGCTTCAGCAGTATCGACGTGTCAAAGAGGAACTTCGGGAGGCAGAATTGCCGAATGGCGGTCAGCTGATTTTTGGAATAAGCAGTTTTCGTGGAGCGGCGCTGATTCCCCCAGTGCTGCAGCGGTTTCGTACAGAATATCCAACCGTAAATGTGATTATTTCTGAGCACGACAGTATTGTTCTGCAAAAAAAAGTTGCAGCAGGTGAGCTTGATATGGCATTGGTTGCATTTCCGGCTAATGAGTGTCCTCGAAAGGATTCAACTGTTTTGCAGGATGAGGTTTGCCTTGTTGCCAATCGAGCACATCCCGTTATGGAGTTTGCCCATTATGGCCAGCTCAGCCGTCCGTGGATCGATTTGAGGGATACTGCTAATTTTGAGTATTTGCTGTCTAAACGCAGCAATGTGCTGGGAGCAGTGGCCCAGCAGCAATTTAAAGAATATGGAATAAATCCTCCTGTTATCAATGAAAATTTGACGGCAGCCTTTGCCCAGTCCATGGCGGTTCATGGGCTGGGGTTGGCATTTACTTACGGCTCGTGTGCGGTACCTAGCGCAGATGTGGAATATTTTAGCTTGGGGAAAGAACGATATTTTGTAGATCTTGCTCTGATGTTTCCCCCGGATGGTTACCGCAGCCGTTCCAATCGAGCGCTTGAGGAAATGATTCGCGAATTCTTCAATAATGGAGATGTATGA
- a CDS encoding O-acetyl-ADP-ribose deacetylase, with the protein MSKLQIVLGDITKMQVDAIVNAANTTLLGGGGVDGAIHRAAGPKLLEECRTLGGCSTGEAKITGGYRLPAKYVIHTPGPVFHGGKSGEVQLLKNCYRNCLSLAQKAHCHTVAFPSISTGIYRFPLSEAAKIAVSEILEFLKSDCGIETVYMVCFDPITEKAYQKALQELS; encoded by the coding sequence ATGTCAAAGCTGCAGATCGTTTTAGGAGATATTACGAAAATGCAGGTAGATGCAATCGTTAATGCTGCTAATACAACTCTTTTGGGAGGCGGCGGAGTAGACGGTGCAATTCATCGTGCGGCAGGGCCAAAACTTTTGGAAGAATGTCGGACGCTGGGCGGCTGCTCTACCGGTGAAGCGAAAATCACCGGCGGATACCGGTTGCCGGCAAAGTATGTGATTCATACGCCGGGACCTGTTTTTCACGGGGGAAAGAGTGGAGAAGTACAGCTTTTGAAAAACTGCTATCGAAATTGCCTGAGCTTGGCGCAGAAAGCGCATTGTCACACCGTTGCTTTTCCATCAATCAGTACTGGAATTTATCGTTTTCCACTCTCAGAGGCAGCAAAAATTGCGGTTTCTGAGATCTTAGAATTTTTAAAGTCTGATTGTGGCATTGAAACGGTTTATATGGTCTGTTTTGATCCTATTACGGAGAAAGCCTATCAGAAGGCGTTGCAAGAATTATCCTAA